From ANME-2 cluster archaeon, a single genomic window includes:
- a CDS encoding ribose-phosphate diphosphokinase: MKIIGGPASQLLASRVAAELNCELALCKFKTFPDDEKYIRIMDDIGPEAVIVQSTTTDSDLILLLQLIDACSSADLIHVVIPYMGYARQDKIFNQGEALSARAVARTIEADNMITVNIHEDSVINYFRCNSVNVNVAPLMGRFVSVMDLHDPVILAPDKGAKELAASAAKEMGIEYDHLEKKRISGDTVEVSPKNLDVRGRDVVILDDIISTGGTMAEAVRMLGEQGALDVYVACIHPVLAGSAVNKLYHSGVKDLIATDTIERAVSRVTVAPMLAQALKEL, encoded by the coding sequence TTGAAAATAATCGGAGGACCCGCATCTCAACTTTTAGCAAGCAGAGTGGCAGCAGAACTGAATTGCGAACTTGCGCTGTGTAAGTTCAAAACGTTCCCGGATGATGAAAAGTATATCCGTATCATGGATGACATCGGCCCGGAAGCTGTCATAGTGCAGAGTACAACAACCGATTCGGATCTAATATTACTGCTGCAGCTTATTGATGCATGTAGTTCTGCCGATCTTATCCATGTTGTGATCCCCTATATGGGCTATGCCAGGCAGGACAAGATATTCAACCAGGGTGAAGCTCTCAGTGCCAGGGCCGTGGCCCGGACCATTGAAGCCGATAATATGATTACAGTGAATATACACGAGGATTCTGTAATCAACTACTTCAGGTGCAATTCCGTTAATGTCAATGTCGCACCTTTGATGGGGCGATTTGTCAGTGTTATGGATCTGCACGATCCAGTGATATTAGCTCCTGATAAGGGTGCAAAAGAACTGGCAGCTTCGGCTGCAAAGGAAATGGGGATCGAATATGATCACCTGGAAAAGAAACGGATAAGTGGCGACACTGTGGAAGTAAGCCCAAAGAACCTTGATGTCAGGGGCAGGGATGTGGTGATACTGGATGATATAATATCCACAGGCGGTACTATGGCAGAGGCCGTGCGAATGCTTGGGGAACAGGGTGCGCTCGATGTATATGTTGCCTGCATCCACCCGGTACTGGCTGGCAGTGCCGTAAACAAACTATATCATTCCGGCGTAAAGGACCTGATCGCTACTGATACCATTGAAAGAGCAGTTAGCAGGGTCACGGTTGCGCCCATGCTCGCACAGGCCCTTAAGGAATTATGA
- a CDS encoding MFS transporter, which yields MLYPIVPLFLTLVLGAPMALVGLIEGAAESTASILKVVSGWYSDKTTKRKPFVVAGYSISAISKPLMALAYGWPLVLVARLMDRTGKGLRTSARDALIADSSDAAHRGRSFGLHRSMDTIGAVAGPLIALGVLYLSGDNYRLVFLAAFIPGLLSIILVTFFVSERKRPVTERISFKVSDFGRDYKVFLLITAIFALGNSSNVFLILRAENLGFSFYMVILSYVLFNIVSSLGAFPLGTLSDRWGRRNIMSAGFIVFGIVYFGFAWVHQSIYIWLLFIIYGLYEALTEGIGKAYVVDLVPSGKRGTALGIYHAASGFMMLFASIIAGLLWDILGPSAPFIYGGAVAALSAMLLVVLMPGDHRS from the coding sequence ATGCTCTACCCCATAGTCCCCCTGTTCCTCACCCTGGTATTAGGTGCACCCATGGCACTGGTCGGGCTTATCGAAGGAGCCGCCGAAAGCACAGCCAGTATCCTGAAAGTAGTATCAGGCTGGTATTCGGATAAGACCACAAAGCGCAAACCATTCGTAGTCGCCGGATACAGCATCTCAGCCATCTCAAAACCCCTTATGGCACTGGCATACGGCTGGCCACTTGTCCTGGTCGCCAGGCTCATGGACCGGACAGGCAAAGGACTGCGCACCTCGGCCAGGGATGCCCTCATAGCAGATTCCTCTGATGCCGCACACAGGGGCCGGTCATTCGGACTGCACAGGTCAATGGATACCATAGGTGCTGTTGCAGGCCCGCTCATCGCACTTGGGGTGCTCTACCTATCAGGCGACAACTACCGGCTGGTATTCCTTGCCGCCTTCATACCCGGACTGCTCAGCATCATACTGGTCACCTTTTTTGTATCAGAACGCAAGCGTCCGGTAACTGAACGGATATCGTTCAAGGTATCTGATTTTGGCAGGGACTATAAAGTATTCCTCTTAATAACAGCTATTTTCGCACTGGGTAACTCAAGTAATGTGTTTTTGATCCTGCGGGCAGAAAATCTTGGTTTTTCCTTCTACATGGTAATATTAAGTTATGTCCTGTTCAACATTGTATCTTCCCTTGGCGCATTTCCGCTGGGCACACTTTCAGACCGATGGGGACGGCGGAATATAATGAGTGCCGGTTTTATAGTCTTCGGGATTGTGTACTTTGGATTTGCATGGGTACATCAAAGTATCTACATCTGGCTGCTTTTCATAATCTATGGTCTATACGAAGCACTTACAGAAGGTATTGGAAAAGCCTATGTTGTAGATTTGGTCCCTTCAGGCAAAAGAGGGACTGCCCTGGGGATATACCATGCCGCTTCAGGGTTCATGATGCTCTTTGCAAGTATCATTGCCGGTCTTTTGTGGGATATTCTCGGCCCGTCTGCCCCCTTTATCTACGGCGGTGCAGTAGCGGCCTTATCTGCCATGTTGCTTGTCGTGCTTATGCCGGGTGATCACAGGTCGTAG